From Brienomyrus brachyistius isolate T26 chromosome 18, BBRACH_0.4, whole genome shotgun sequence, one genomic window encodes:
- the LOC125713064 gene encoding tyrosine-protein kinase BAZ1B-like, protein MAPLLGRKPYPLIKPIAERPGPGEDVYIIEHTKEAFRNKEEYEARLQKYSERIWTCKSTGSSQLTHKEAWEEEQEVTELLKEEYPAWFEKPVLEIVHHNTVSLDKLVDQAWLEILTKYAVDEECDFLVGKEKSLRVKVVKVHPLEKSEEETPEKKLDGACDSPSSDKENASQENQKKDSSKEEDGKRESLCERARRSPRKLPTNLKEEKKKWVMPKFLPHKYDVKLINEDKVISNVPVDSLFRTERPPNKEIMRYFIRHTALRLGTGESSPWVVEDELVKKYSLPSKFSDFLLDPHKYFAENPTAKRRSLSTSEAKASKRQKMAGGDAGVVNEAGEKLKKRKKAPLGTQLSPTIWGHVQIKKMNGSPLKVKISGTPKKFGDGGEAGDVILLTPGFQKGPKSSRKQGDKKQSEPKKNRKSGVKSSSNQKTKKDGKGVKTPKMKQMTLLDVAKNRSTVSPKKKARSTPGTPKLGKPLPPMALHLLRYYKENKGKEDKKSALSSLISKAAKVLTPEDRGRLPEEVRVMVQKRWELLEQKRRWAAMSEEERQDELRRKRRELKEKLREKAKERREKEMLVRREQQRRYEDQELEGKNLPNFRLVDMAEGIPNTLFGDVAMVADFLNCYSDLLMPDDQYTVTAAGLMEALGAERGGFFYLNRVLVILLQTLLQDELAEGYRELDMALSDIPLTMHSASELVRLCLRPQDACADGSTSEDSADTDPDDTVSTEILERLETSEVFELSPHEKAVLLVGLCHRILMTYSVEDHVEAMQQRSAELWKERLATLKEVNDRKRAEKQRRKEEMEAKGASAGWVKLEGGGGSVPVSSGKADKKKEGGGKKDPPKAKSLPPPAESEPDDLISTVKNRRLQTIQAKKEKEEQERINKERMVKEAEEERVRKLKAAAERAFQEGIRKAKLVLRRVPLGTDRNHNRYWLFSDVVPGLYIEKGWVHESIDYSFTPSPEEVKEEPNVEEEKEEEECDTDEGAQTSPQAAPQSSVETSVPKRGQNLWFVCDTTRELEELMGSLHPQGVRESELKSRLQYRYQDILRSICMARKPNLGLKTCDGQQELLKYLRSDIIEVASRLQKGGLGYMDDISEFEEKVRSLEKLKDFGECVITLQESVIKKFLQGFMAPKQKKKRKQTGEESSKAEELDEEKKLSEEARVATAVERWKSAIREALTFSRMHVLLGMLDACIKWDLSAENARCKVCRKKGEDDKLILCDECNKPFHLFCLRPVLYSIPDGEWLCPACLPAGARRCSRGRSYKEESEEEEDSEEESEEEEDDPQEEEEEDDVDFKPIGHSLRPRKATKGKHSSSRSKQPSRAATAKRQLPRGGRARTSPGSLAEPEEPVRQSSRMGGQRHNAHVEKCEDVLRKLIKYRCSWPFREPVSPEEAEDYLDIISHPMDFQTMLQKFAEGQYRHSTDFLEDMKLVFSNAEEYNQPGSVVLSCMAKTEQSFVELLHRMLPGLSYLRRRPRRRQGRAEEAGRGAGRTARRGEEEEEQDEEPPGRQSRRGRVARRACEESDSDVEDDEEVGTRRTSRRAAAAAHRGEPERDGERKAGRPRRGARCGLEGRRPSPLKRGEAEEESSEEDKAS, encoded by the exons ATGGCACCGTTGCTGGGCCGGAAGCCTTACCCGCTGATTAAGCCTATAGCCGAGCGGCCAGGCCCGGGAGAAGATGTCTACATCATCGAACACACCAAGGAGGCCTTCAGGAACAAAGA AGAATACGAGGCGCGCCTTCAGAAGTACAGCGAACGCATTTGGACATGCAAGAGCACCGGGAGCAGCCAGCTGACGCACAAAGAGGCctgggaggaggagcaggaagtCACCGAGCT ACTTAAGGAGGAATATCCGGCATGGTTTGAAAAGCCAGTTTTGGAGATTGTCCATCATAACACCGTATCTCTGGACAAGCTCGTGGATCAAGCTTGGCTGGAGATCCTCACCAAGTATGCTGTGGATGAAGAATGTGATTTCTTG GTAGGGAAGGAGAAGAGCCTGCGCGTGAAGGTGGTGAAGGTGCATCCCCTGGAGAAGTCTGAGGAGGAAACCCCTGAAAAAAAGCTTGACGGAGCGTGCGATTCTCCCTCGAGCGACAAGGAGAATGCCAGCCAGGAGAACCAGAAGAAGGACTCttctaaggaggaagacggcaagAGGGAAAGCCTCT GTGAGCGAGCTCGCCGGTCGCCCAGGAAGCTCCCCACCAACTTGAAGGAAGAGAAGAAAAAGTGGGTGATGCCGAAGTTCCTGCCACACAAGTATGACGTGAAGCTCATCAATGAGGACAAG GTGATCAGTAACGTGCCGGTGGACAGCCTCTTTCGCACGGAGCGGCCACCCAACAAGGAGATCATGCGCTACTTCATCCGCCACACAGCTCTGCGGCTGGGCACGGGAGAGAGCTCCCCCTGGGTTGTGGAGGATGAGCTGGTCAAGAAGTACTCTCTGCCAAGCAAATTCAGTGACTTTTTGCTGGACCCACACAAG tACTTTGCAGAGAACCCCACAGCTAAACGGAGAAGCTTAAGCACTTCGGAGGCCAAAGCGTCGAAGAGGCAGAAGATGGCAGGAGGGGATGCTGGTGTGGTGAACGAGGCGGGGGAGAAGCTAAAAAAGAGGAAGAAAGCCCCGCTTGGCACACAGCTGAGCCCAACCATCTGGGGTCATGTGCAG ATCAAAAAGATGAACGGCTCCCCTCTGAAAGTGAAGATCTCTGGGACTCCCAAGAAATTTGGCGATGGCGGAGAGGCCGGCGACGTCATTCTTTTGACGCCGGGCTTTCAGAAGGGCCCAAAGTCTAGCAGGAAGCAGGGCGATAAGAAGCAAAGCGAGCCCAAGAAGAACAGGAAGAGCGGGGTCAAGAGCTCGAGTAACCAGAAGACCAAGAAGGACGGGAAGGGAGTAAAGACCCCTAAGATGAAGCAGATGACGCTGCTGGACGTGGCCAAGAACAGGTCCACCGTGAGCCCCAAGAAGAAGGCCAGGAGCACTCCGGGAACCCCCAAGCTGGGAAAGCCCCTGCCTCCCATGGCGCTGCACCTCCTGCGCTACTACAAGGAGAACAAGGGCAAGGAGGACAAGAAGAGTGCCCTCTCCTCACTCATCTCCAAAGCGGCTAAGGTACTGACGCCGGAAGACCGCGGCCGGCTGCCAGAGGAGGTCCGCGTCATGGTGCAGAAGCGCTGGGAGCTGCTGGAACAGAAACGGCGCTGGGCGGccatgagtgaggaggagcgaCAGGACGAGCTGCGCAGGAAGCGCAGGGAGCTGAAGGAGAAGCTGCGGGAGAAGGCCAAGGAGCGGCGCGAGAAGGAGATGCTAGTGCGGAGGGAGCAGCAGCGGAGATACGAAGACCAGGAGTTGGAGGGAAAGAACCTGCCCAACTTCAGGCTGGTGGACATGGCCGAAGGCATCCCCAACACGCTCTTTGGCGATGTTGCCATGGTAGCAGACTTTCTGAATTGTTACTCTGACCTGCTGATGCCCGACGACCAGTACACTGTCACGGCAGCGGGGCTAATGGAGGCTCTTGGCGCCGAGCGGGGTGGATTCTTCTACCTGAATCGCGTGCTGGTGATCCTGCTACAGACGCTTCTCCAGGACGAGTTGGCTGAGGGTTATCGCGAGCTGGATATGGCACTTTCCGACATCCCACTCACCATGCACTCCGCCTCCGAGCTGGTGCGCCTCTGCCTGCGCCCACAGGACGCCTGCGCCGACGGCAGCACCTCCGAGGACTCTGCCGACACCGACCCCGACGACACCGTGAGCACCGAGATCCTGGAGAGGCTGGAGACATCGGAGGTGTTTGAGCTGAGCCCACACGAGAAGGCCGTCTTGCTGGTGGGGCTGTGCCACCGCATCCTAATGACCTACTCAGTAGAGGACCACGTTGAGGCCATGCAGCAGCGCTCCGCCGAGCTGTGGAAGGAGCGCCTGGCCACGCTCAAGGAGGTCAACGACCGCAAGAGGGCGGAGAAGCAGAGGCGCAAGGAGGAGATGGAGGCCAAAGGTGCCTCGGCGGGCTGGGTCAAGCTTGAGGGTGGCGGGGGATCTGTCCCAGTGTCCTCAGGGAAGGCCGACAAAAAGAAAGAGGGTGGAGGTAAGAAAGACCCCCCCAAGGCCAAGTCGTTGCCCCCGCCTGCCGAATCGGAGCCTGATGACCTAATCAGCACAGTGAAGAACAGGAGGCTTCAGACCATTCAGGCTAagaaggagaaggaggaacaggagAGGATCAACAAGG AGCGGATGGTGAAGGAGGCGGAGGAGGAGCGCGTGCGCAAGCTGAAGGCCGCCGCCGAGCGAGCCTTTCAGGAGGGCATCAGGAAGGCCAAGTTGGTCCTGCGGCGAGTCCCACTGGGCACAGACCGCAACCACAACAG GTACTGGCTGTTCTCTGACGTGGTGCCAGGTCTGTATATAGAAAAGGGCTGGGTGCACGAGAGCATCGACTACAGCTTCACTCCATCCCCCGAGGAGGTGAAGGAGGAGCCCAACgtggagg aggagaaggaggaagaggagtgtGACACAGATGAAGGTGCCCAGACGTCGCCGCAGGCTGCCCCACAGTCCTCCGTGGAGACGAGCGTCCCCAAACGCGGGCAGAACCTCTG GTTTGTGTGTGACACCACgcgggagctggaggagctgatgGGCAGCCTTCACCCTCAGGGAGTGAGGGAGAGTGAGCTCAAGAGCCGCCTGCAGTACAG ATACCAGGATATCCTGCGCTCCATATGCATGGCTCGCAAGCCCAACCTGGGTCTGAAGACTTGCGACGGCCAGCAGGAGCTGCTGAAGTACCTGCGCAGTGATATCATCGAGGTGGCGTCGCGTCTGCAGAAAGGGGGCCTCGGATACATGGACGACATCTCCGAGTTTGAAGAGAAG gtacgctctctggagaagctgaaggacTTCGGCGAGTGCGTCATCACCCTCCAGGAGAGCGTTATCAAGAAGTTTCTCCAGGGCTTCATGGCTCCCAAGCAGAAGAAGAAGCGGAAGCAGACAGGGGAGGAGAGCAGCAAGGCGGAGGAGCTGGACGAGGAGAAGAAGCTGTCGGAGGAGGCGCGG GTGGCGACGGCGGTGGAGAGGTGGAAGAGCGCCATCCGTGAAGCACTGACCTTCTCGCGCATGCACGTGCTACTGGGCATGCTGGATGCCTGCATCAAGTGGGACCTGTCCGCGGAAAACGCACGCTGCAAAGTGTGCCGCAAGAAAG GAGAGGACGACAAGCTGATCCTGTGTGACGAGTGCAACAAGCCCTTCCACCTCTTCTGCCTCCGCCCCGTGCTGTACTCCATCCCTGACGGGGAGTGGCTttgtcctgcctgcctgcccgctgGGGCACGCCGCTGCTCTCGCGGCAG GAGCTACAAAGAAGAATCTGAAGAGGAAGAGGATTCTGAGGAAGAGTCTGAGGAAGAAGAGGACGATcctcaggaggaggaggaggaagatgatGTTGACTTCAAACCCATTGGACACAGCT TGAGACCGCGGAAGGCGACCAAAGGGAAGCACTCATCCTCCCGCTCCAAAcagcccagcagggcggcgacaGCCAAGAGGCAGTTACCACGTGGAGGGAGGGCTAGGACCTCGCCAGGCAGCCTCGCAGAGCCTGAGGAGCCG GTACGGCAGAGCTCCAGGATGGGCGGCCAGAGGCACAACGCGCATGTGGAAAAGTGTGAGGACGTTCTGCGGAAGCTTATAAAGTACCGCTGCAGCTGGCCATTCAG AGAGCCAGTGTCCCCTGAAGAGGCTGAGGACTACCTGGACATCATCTCCCATCCCATGGACTTCCAGACCATGTTGCAGAAGTTCGCAGAGGGTCAGTACCGGCACAGCACCGACTTCCTGGAGGACATGAAGCTGGTGTTCTCCAACGCAGAGGAATACAACCAACCGGGCAGCGTTGTGCTGTCCTGCATGGCCAAGACGGAGCAGAGCTTCGTGGAGCTGCTCCACAGGATGCTGCCGGGCCTGAGCTACCTGCGGCGACGGCCCAGGAGGCGTCAGGGGCGAGCGGAGGAGGCGGGCCGGGGTGCGGGGCGGACTGCCAGGCggggggaggaagaggaggagcaggaTGAGGAGCCACCCGGCCGGCAGAGCAGGCGGGGCCGCGTGGCACGGCGGGCCTGCGAGGAGAGCGACAGCGATGTGGAGGATGACGAGGAGGTGGGCACACGGAGGACCAGCAGACGTGCTGCGGCCGCCGCTCACAGGGGCGAGCCGGAGAGGGACGGCGAGCGGAAGGCTGGCCGGCCACGTAGGGGGGCGCGATGTGGGCTGGAGGGCAGGAGACCCTCACCCCTGAAGAGGGGGGAGGCCGAGGAGGAGAGCAGCGAGGAGGACAAAGCCAGCTAA